The DNA segment GCATCCGAAAGAATGTGCAAGCTTCTAGAAAATGGTCCCGAGTCTCCGATCGATGAGGACGAGCGTGTCTGCCGACATCATACACATTTCGTCAACGAAGATGCTACTTGACATCGCGAAAGATGCAGCGAAATGAGTTGGCATCGCTCGGGCTCAGCCCTCAATCAGGATGTTTCCCAGATATCATAAGCTTGAATGTGGCATGCACAGTCACTCCGCCAATGGCCACGGCAGCTTTTCCAGTTGTCACACATGCTAATTACGAGTTTATGCTCGTGCCCCGATTACCGCTCCGAAAGCACCGGTTGTACCTGTTTATAATGGTGAGCAACATGATCATCTTACCACACCCTGCAGCGCCAGTAAAGATTTGCAAAGGCTCCAAGTAGGGCGTAGTCAAACAATGAATGACCTCTCGCACCAACTTGTACTGACCCACATTCATCATGTACATCCTATCCAAGTACATGTTGGTGGGAATGACATTTCTGGCTATGCAGGGAACAGTGGCTACCCTTTGGAGCCCTGGTTTTTGACACCTGTGCCAGGGTATCCCAGTCCAGCCTCTCCAGAGGGGTTGTTTAACGAAGTGCACAGCTCCATGCGATCCATCGTGGAACGCGCCATCGGCGTGTTgaagagccgcttccggtgcctgcaaAGGTACCGGACGCTCCAATACGAGCTGGAGCGAGCAGCCTTCATCATCAGAGCATGTGTTGTGCTGCACAACCTCTGTTTAGACGACCCCTTGCCAGAAGAAGACGATGTGGATGCCACTGACCCCGACGACAATGGGCCATTTCCGGCTGCAGGGTACACAGAAGGCCCAGAAAGCCACATCACTTACTTGCGGGGGAGAGCCGTACGCAACGGTATTGTTGACTTTTTTAGGagaacccgtctccagaggctCACATACCTCCGCACGGTGCGTCGTCAGTTGCAATGGCAACTCCAGCGTTGCCAGCACTGAGCTCGACACCACCTCGCAGGGTAGCTGACCAAGGTGTTCATTTGTGCGACACAGCAGCCATGGTTACTGTTGGCAGCGTCATACTCTCGTGTCACTGTACACTTGTGTGTGAGTAACTCTGTGATGTGGCTGTGCCCTTAGCCGCAGCCCGCCAAGTGCCGGCTTTGTTTCCTGTGTGTGCCTGCAAGCCCCCGGTGGCAAAAAAGCAAGGGCGCAAACCAGCTGCCACCCACTGACACTGTGCTCACCAGTACACCTTCCAGCACATCGGTGAGCTCGTCATACATtcactgtgcagtctccttcttGATTTGAAAATGGCGTCGAAACAGCTAGTCCAGCAAGTCAAAAGCGTCTTTGTGCACCCTCCTACACTGTTGCTCTCGTCAAACCACCTGCCTCCCTTTCTCCcatggtgtgtgtgtgcgtgtgtgcgcacgtgcgtgcgtgcgtgcacgtgcgcacgcttaaagggactatgcaacgaataaaaagtcacttgtaaacgttttcagtgcttagaaatgatgctaagaagcattcacaccaagtatgagtcttcagaactgaggcggcaatttattatgaacttttaaaaactgtgttattcaaaattcgcgggcagattggtgtgctcgtagtgaccgattttggaactaaaatcgtggaacaaagacgtcactgtaccatgacgtcgccaggccaccgcacactctcattcgctggagccacggcagccacgacgtcacgggcacacttccggtagccgtgaaaatcgtctgctcgtgccgccgcgcgagtcagggcattgccttcgcgcatatggtttcaattttcctctgccgcctccttctgtcgggagttccggagccactcgcatgGCTCTTCGTGCGCATGCGTAGCgctcgatgcccatcacggccgtaaaagcgagcagtcgcacctcgaggtccgggtttattactgctaattaccacagatgacaagcaaagaaacccgacgcgcgccgcaatcctggaagaagagaccggagagatgccgccgacgctgctgctggggggctaggagcgacaaccagAAGCTggaaaataaacgtcagcggatgacgtattcatgggcggggccccgtcccagagctgttttctttatttttttctggtgcccctcgtgtacgagttgagtgGGGAGAGGAGgaacgtaatttttaatcgtctatatcttcgctgttattgatgctagctcaaaaattcttgcactggggtgatgagtgatcgaatgcctatctctcgtctgctttatgtaatctcaattaatttattgcatagtccctttaagtggATGAATAAAAAGTGCAGTGTTAAAACAAGGCACcgaatatttgtgatgcttgtagAAATGAGAAAGTTCCACTGAAGCAATTTTTTTGCACGACATGCATTCAAGGGCTGAAGTGATTTCAATGGGCATATTccagtgcaacagatctgtagaggtggcctTTGCTGGTATTTGAGTTAAATTTgaaaggtgtgcttgcaccctgtaatttaggaataatttttaaaaatcacttCTTGCAGTAGCTCACAACCAAATAGGGCTacacacctcaccgcgcgtcccctaACTCGATGATGTCAGTGGGCAGACTAGGCGAGTTTGAAGGATGGCCCTTCTGCCCACAGATGTCATCGGGGTAAGGGACGCGTGGTGAGGTGTACCGCCCCCTATTTAGTTGTGAGCTACTGCAAGgagtgatttttaaaaattattcctAAATTGAAGCCTGCACGCACACCTTTCAAATTTAACTTGAATACCAACAAAAAGCACCTCTatagatctgttgcactagaatatgcccatacAACTCATTTCAGAGTCCCTTTCAGCATGCACTTTTATCTTTTTTGTGCAACATTTAACACATTTTAACATTTAAAGTGTTCTTATTCAAACAGGCAGGTGCAAAACGCACTGCTTGCAATAACATGAACAGTAAACAACGTCTTGAAAAGTGCTGCACAAACTGCGGCACACAAATATGATAAACAAACATGACAAGACTAGCAGCCTACATGTTACCACAGCTTCTGCATGGGTTGTGCAAATAGAAAACCCACTTTAGCACACGTCTTAAACCATGGCACACATCTAAAGCAATGCTCAATAAGTGTGTAATAGATTTTGCATGACTAGAAAACGTTTAGCAGCTGCAAAATGCATGAATATCAATAAGACGACGTGGTGAAGTTCTGCTCAATGGCAAACTCTAGCAGTTCCGACAAGAATGACGCACAACTGAATGCATCATGAATATTGCAAGTTGCAGTGCTCAGAACGATTCTAATATGACAAAATTCTCATGCATatgcatcatcagcctgattacacctactacagaacaaaggcctcttccaagtctaattttaaccctgtcctttgccagctgtgcccaccgtgtgcccgcaaactttttaatctcatccgcccacctaaccttgtgccaccccttgctacgcttgccttctctttgaatccactctgttacctttaaggaccagcggttatcttgcctttgcattacatgccctgcccaagcccatttcttcctcttgatttcgattagggtctcattaacccgcatttcttccctcacccactctgctcaaTCATGCTTGCTtgatgttacacctatcattttttctccatggctcgctgcgttgtcctcaacttaagctgaaccctttttgttagcctccaggtttctgccccgtaggtgagtactcgTAAGATACCattgttgtatacttttctcttgagggatactggtaagctgccattcatgatctgagagaacctgccatatgcactccaccccattcttattggttagattctttcagacgtcgggcagcaACCATGGCCACGGTCAGCAAGCCGCGTCGCTCCGGCGTGTCAGGAAGCTCCACCCACCGGGGAATACCCGCGCCGGTAGACGGTGGGGCCGGTGTAGGAGCGCCGAGAGAGCCTGCCATacgtgctccaccccattcttatccttctagttatttccctctcatgatttggatcagctgtcactacctgccctgagtagacgtattcctttaccacttccagcacctcgctgccaattgtgaactgctgctgcttgctagactgttgaacgttactttggttttctgcacctaattttcagacccaccaatctgctctacctgtctaatacccctgctacacgggcgtttcgaatgccttcgaacCGAATGTCATTTGGCTCAACTGCCGAACTTCCGCTGCTGCACAAAGTttttcaacggcattcggttcagatgaCGTTCGAGTCAACGGAGCTCCACGGAAACATTCCAgaatttggaatgccttcgaaacgcgaacacagcccgaaccgaccaataggcatcgccgccgtcatcgcttcgccccgcccacagcagCGCGACTggtttcggctctgtggctgctcgtCTCGATACCAACTGCtcgctttttcttgctgtttgtttAGCAAATTGCCCCTCTTGTGTCTAAGTAAGTGCTTGCagataatagtacaccaatgaacatttaccgcgtgagcatgaaatttccccaAGAGCGCGCCGACGAGGAAGGTTGGTTGCACTCATATTGTTGTTTACATCGCTGGGTACGAACAGCTATAGCGCTCATTTGCATGACATAAAACgaattctgcgctttagttctattaaataatctctttTCATTTGTACCGGTTGTGCCCGTGCTTGTTAAccgtgcgacaatctgtgggaagcgccgatacgatcgcttgcctgagaaacacttgacagccgggctgctgacatcgtgtacgaccggcacttgtcgctaattgtcccgacttcttcCGGCGTGACCAGTACTTTATTTTAACCTACTTTATCCAGAAGTACGGGGACCATTCGTGCTATTTGAAACGCATAACTTGTTacccacaaaatagcaacggcgacgactgtttcagatcactgttgtcaaaactacactcgttgatcatttgcatttgcttaaacttgtgaattcgctgttCACACCCGCCGAATTCACaaacgtaaccctgcggactcgctaggcctagtcgtcgcggaagggaagggagtcgctgtcgattaaaattaatttggaaagcgcttatcgctggtgagtgttcaagtgtgcacatgtgaaatatacccgctcgtttcgcttattttcaatacggataaggtagaagcgcgaatatattcacactgtctgctcatcagcgtgttttcgctcagtcGCTGACCTGCCGGcgacatgaaggctgaccgtccgcCGATCAGATTCGTCATTGTCGTTGGCCtagaaaacttgtcccactacaatcatatgctgctgttgattgtgacagtgtcgttgtcgcaccagTGTGATCGGAGTGACCACTGCCATCGTCATCGTCGTTGTACACTGAAGACGAGCTGAGCAAATTTCAAATGCGTTCAGAAAGTGTTGTGTAAGCACCGCGGGACTCCGAGGAGTCCGAATGTCATTCCAAGTCACGAACGCCATTTGGCTCAGATGTCATTCAAACGTGCCTGTGTAGCACAGatataactcattgatcatgatttgcagttcacctccagagtgactcagcaagccaatgtcatcagcgaatcgcagattatttaggtattctctgtcagcccttatccccaactgctcccaattcaagccttggaataccttctgtaaacaggcagtgaatagcattggcgagatcgtgtctccttgcttgacgcccttccttattggaattttattgctgactttatggaggactacggtagctgtatagtagttgctatatatatatatatcttccagtattttgacatcaggctcttctacgccctgattccgcaatgtctgcatgaatgctgaggtttccactgagtagaTTGCTtactcgtaatcaatgaaggctatatataggggttggttatattctgcgcatttctttatcacctgattgatactGTGTATATGATGTagtattgtggaatatccttatcaaagtctaaggttgcactgactctgttagcgattacGTTAGTACCTTGTAGCCAACGGAcactaagctgatcggtctaactTTTCAACTCCTTGGCGCCTCCGTTCTTATGAtctaagataatgtttgcgttcctCCAAGCtgctggtacggtcgaggtcacaaggcattgcgtatacacggtggctagtttttctagcacaatctcccctccgtccttgaAGAGAATTgctcttacctgatcctcaccagctgcttttccatttttgcattgctcctatggctttctttacttcctctttcattactgacAGGATGAAGCATAGTTGTgctctactgcctctctcattaacattTCAATTACTGTTAttttatctatattgctaatgacattgccattcttgtctcttaatgcaagcatctggtttttacctatgcctagtttgttttttttcaccgcttttaggcagCCTGCGTTTTTTAGAGCGTGCTCAACTatatccatattaaacttccttgtgccggctaccttgcgcttatttattaactttgatagctgtgCCAGTTCTATTCCGTATGTAGATGtagatgctttcatgcttttccatttcttaatcagatttttcgtctcctgagatagcttgccggtttCCGGTCGAACCATcgtgccgcctacttctactgcgcactccacaCTGACAGCTGTGAGATTGTCGTTCGTTGTCTCAATAGTGACGTCGTCTTCTTTGTACATGTACTAAGAAGTGTAAATACCACAGATACACCAAGGAGATAGCCTGTGAGTAGAGGTTACTACTCATGAACAAAATGTGCCATCAGCATGGAGAACACTGTAATATGTGTACCACGTCACATCGCATGCAATGGACACTACATGGTAAGCCCCGTCATGGCACCTCAGTAGTTGATGTTCTCTGCTACTGATCTCGAGCAGGTTAACTGCCAACCATGGCGGTCGCATTGCGATGGACAAAcagtgtgcgtgtgctgtgcaatgtgtaGACACGTCAAAGAATCccgtggtgtaaattaatccggagcactctACTATAGTGCTTCTATAAGCACGTGTGTCACTTCGGGCCGTTAAAGCACGGATTTAACTGTACATGCGAAGGAAAGAAAATTAATGAACATATGAAAAAACCAAACACTGACTAGATACTATTGCATACCTTCTGTGTGTtgcggaaaataaaaaaagcaacatTTGAAAAACAACGACAAAGTGAATAGTACATATCCCACACCTTGTACGTCTTGCAGAAGGTGACAATGTAACATCAGAAAAAATTGGCACACACACTTCAGATTGCTtatgtgtgggaatgcgaaagcatgtgtgtaCGACACTACCTGGAAAGCTGTACAAGAAACGATTgttcacaattttggtacgaacgTAGCgggggaaaactggcgccacatcgAGCTCAGCCAGTGGGAGGTGTATAAGACGAATGTCATATATATGACTATCTTGAAAGGCAGTCGTCAGCCGGCTGTGTGCGTCATATGACTGCTTGACGACAATGGCATATTTATCTTGCCATGGCTGGGATTTTGTGTACCGTCTGCGAGTACACATACATGCCGTCaacttttctcgtaatgggactagtgaTGCTTCCACATTAAAACGCGAAAGCAAACTGATTAATGAATACTGCACAACTTCTGCACCTtacagcagtagtagtagtaagtgtttaatcaaaagtaaaaaatataaaaaggaagTCAACaaatttttgctcaccccggcatgtGCCATCACTTTATcggaggcacctgagctggggcagcggaaataaaggatagaaggcagtatgaagaagagaaacgaaagaggtgaggggatagcaagaaaggacatagggagtagtcatatttacactatttacagagtccaaataaaattgtccaggtcgtgcgcgcgTATAGTCAaagaggaaaaaataatttaaaaaaacacacgcacaacactttgcacacaacagctggggtggggcgcccagctgtcaAGCGTCCGAGGTAGTGCACGGGAAGCGTTCCGTCACAGCGcatcactacctggcgcagaacagacaggacgtcaagcccgtctgttcgagaaatgcacagaggctcaccatcgttcgctcacgggtgcgcgcactgccctgcggccacagtagtgtcttgagcgagtccggGAGTAGGCCCAGCTCTCTGTAGGCCACGAGCATATCGCGGCAagcatcagcgaacgcggtacagcgaaggagcaggtgctccagtgtctccactgcaccgcatccatcacacgcttcactcgtcgcgagtccgtgacgcacccgtcgatccccgggccacacgcagccgatgcgcgcgcagaggatcattgcgcgttgcgaccgcgatagagcgcggcagccgttgatgctggcgatgcgctcacctccggcgatgcgtgggtcggggtgctgccgttGGAGATGTTCGTGGATGACTGcccgcacgtcctccagcgcaagggggagatctcgtggcggtagctggtgtgcggcggtcgcgagttcgtcggcctcctcgttgccggtgatgccgcagAGGTCAGGCTGATGTTTGGAACTGTGAATGAGATACAATATGTTGCATGCAGCTGCTTCTCCTTTACAAAATGTGGTGGGTGCTGTCTGCACATACCTCCAGTAGGCATGTATGAAACACCTCATCCTGCACATTGCGGGCTTCGAGGAGGTCTGCGTCGTGTCTCCAGCAGCAGCTGGTGCACCACCACCGCCCGCGTGCTGCTGTGCTGAACAGCTCGGCACCACCGCTGGCTGCTGCTGTGTAGCTGTCAGAGGGAAAAGTGACTGAATGTACACGTCATATAATGCAGCGTGATGTGCAATAAGCTGACTGTTTGGTGCAATATCTAAGAGTACTGTTGGCATGCATACTGGGGAGCAGTAGTACATAAAAGCAGTCATAATCAGCGATATGACAAAAGCAGCATTGTTTCAATGTGTGCATTGCTTAACCATCACAGACACCACAGTTTCCGCCCTAAGAGAAAAAAGCTTGCACAAGATATCAACAGTAAATATGAAGGAGACTTCTGTGGCTATTGCAAAACAATAGTGATAGTCCGCTCCTGCAAATGGTATTAATGTCAGGCAGCTTGTGAAATGGGTAATGTAGAGCCTGGTATTGGTACACCAACTCACAGGCTGTGTCACAAGGCagctcctccttctcctcctcgacAGCCATCTCCTCCTCTAGCTCCTGGTCCACCGTCTCCTCTgcgtccggggggggggggggtgccatctATGTGAAGTCATTCCACAAGACACCACTGCTTAGCGGACAGTTTCACCAGACCATGTATTGGCGCAATGCAAAATGCACGGTTACTCGGTACTAGCAAGACGGCAAGATAATACAAGGTACATAACTTGAGGTTGCATTTGCTACCTCCAGCATTTACATCCCTTCCGAACTAAAACAAAAATCACAATGAGGTCAACAATGCACACAAGCTGTAAGCTGTAGATATCAAATGGCTAAAAACTCACCTACCAGCTGGTGAGCAAGCCTCTGACTGCTGCAGGCTGCTTGTTCCTGCTAAGTCCTCAACTTACACGTGGGGCTGGTTCTGCAAGAGGCACAGTGCCGCACGTTCATGCACGAGTGTCTCAAAGTTCATTCTCTGTGTGCATtgctcacagtacatggccccgAGGTTCACATTCATTATCCTTCATTACCCTCCATTATCCTTCACCCTTCATTATCAGTAACGTCACCGCGAATTGTCACATACCTGGCTGGAGGTTGAGAACATTGCAACAGCCACGCCTTTTAGTATGCTTGGCGACTGCAGTTTACACACCCGGCCTGTCAGCCCCGGCAGCGTGCCACCTCCAGTGCCCCTGCGACAGGATGCAGAGAGGCGTATTCAAGGGCCATTCAACAGACCGTAGTTGACACACTCATGTTCCCGCTGCCAAAAACTGCGCCTCCTCCCTCTTGCACCGTCTACACCACACGTGCCACGTGTGGCGCCAGAGGGACACAGCAGCGTGAGCCAGCGTCGGGTGCTGCTCCATGAATACGAGCATCAGAATGTACTGCGCCCGCGAAGTACGCATACATGCCTTAGGAGACGCAATTTTGAATGATAACATTCTATCATGCCAATTCCCTCAGCGATTTTTTGGTACCAGTCAGGGAATGAAATGGGGAATAATAAGGAATCTACAACTTGGCTTCACACGGATGTGCACTATCTATAACTTGGGTTCACACAGCAGAGCATAGATGTGCGCTGTATTGCAACAACTGATAGCAAGGTTACGAAGCAGCAAGGACGAGCAAGACAGTTGGTAGCGTGCACTTAATCGTTTTTCTCGTCCTCGTTCATTCCTAACTTACGCACCTACATACAATGAACAGACGATCATGCGGCCATACAACTTTATTGTGCCCACGTTTCACACTTCACGGTCATTTTGTATTTTGCAAATTAAAAACAGAACCACACATCCCACACATCACCCTAAGAGCACCTCTGGACCATTTTTGTTATCAACAGTAAGCACCGACCAAGAACACACTTACCACAATATGTTGTCTTTGTAGATTTTCAAGCCCAGCACTCCTTCTTAGTTCACCTCTGCATACTCATAAGCtccactgccttcaatcagatttttctgcgcacttaagacatccacaaagtaccttgattttagacgacatgcaaaaaaacaggaactagccgtggaatcagctgttttgtTGCAAGCTGCCACGTTGATgctataccactgccagcgcgccctcatggcgaAAGAAGTTACCCAATAGCAAATtcaattgcaaaactgagaacgcTCCTAATTTTCCTTAGTGTTGTTGAGTTTTCAACAGAGTttattaccaaaataaaacatttatttgttcattcattgcgtttgtttttttttaggcagACATGTTCACGTTTTACCGCTGACAACGCACCTTCGCGGCagcaaaagtgactgaacagcaaacttaattgcaaaactgagaatacTTCTTCTTTTGCTTGGTGTTGTTGATTttaatacagtttcttagcaaaataaa comes from the Amblyomma americanum isolate KBUSLIRL-KWMA chromosome 1, ASM5285725v1, whole genome shotgun sequence genome and includes:
- the LOC144113402 gene encoding uncharacterized protein LOC144113402 isoform X1 translates to MAPPPPPDAEETVDQELEEEMAVEEEKEELPCDTASTQQQPAVVPSCSAQQHAGGGGAPAAAGDTTQTSSKPAMCRMRCFIHAYWSSKHQPDLCGITGNEEADELATAAHQLPPRDLPLALEDVRAVIHEHLQRQHPDPRIAGGERIASINGCRALSRSQRAMILCARIGCVWPGDRRVRHGLATSEACDGCGAVETLEHLLLRCTAFADACRDMLVAYRELGLLPDSLKTLLWPQGSARTRERTMVSLCAFLEQTGLTSCLFCAR
- the LOC144113402 gene encoding uncharacterized protein LOC144113402 isoform X2; the encoded protein is MAVEEEKEELPCDTASTQQQPAVVPSCSAQQHAGGGGAPAAAGDTTQTSSKPAMCRMRCFIHAYWSSKHQPDLCGITGNEEADELATAAHQLPPRDLPLALEDVRAVIHEHLQRQHPDPRIAGGERIASINGCRALSRSQRAMILCARIGCVWPGDRRVRHGLATSEACDGCGAVETLEHLLLRCTAFADACRDMLVAYRELGLLPDSLKTLLWPQGSARTRERTMVSLCAFLEQTGLTSCLFCAR